A window of Chloracidobacterium sp. N contains these coding sequences:
- a CDS encoding RNA polymerase sigma factor: MVEASDLELVERTLEGEHHAFEVLVRRWERPIFSLAYRLSGSDEDARDVCQETFLAAFRHLKSFRGEAKFSSWLYRIALNAWHSRQRRQPAESLSLEEQAETRGFDPPDTDNALDERLLRDERAQLVRRALAALPAEMRQVIVMKEYEGLKFHEIAEVLGIPVSTVKTRLYTGLTLLRRRLEGLGFSPGKE; this comes from the coding sequence ATGGTGGAAGCGTCGGACCTGGAACTGGTCGAGCGTACGCTGGAAGGTGAACATCATGCCTTTGAAGTGCTGGTACGGCGCTGGGAACGCCCGATTTTCAGCCTGGCCTACCGCCTGAGCGGTTCGGACGAAGACGCCCGCGATGTCTGTCAGGAGACCTTTCTCGCGGCCTTCCGCCATCTCAAATCCTTTCGCGGAGAGGCGAAGTTTTCGTCCTGGCTCTACCGGATTGCGCTCAATGCGTGGCATTCGCGCCAGCGCCGCCAGCCGGCAGAAAGCCTGTCGCTGGAGGAGCAGGCTGAAACCCGTGGGTTTGATCCGCCGGATACGGACAATGCCCTCGACGAGCGGCTGCTGCGGGATGAACGGGCGCAACTCGTCCGCCGTGCCCTGGCGGCTTTGCCAGCCGAGATGCGGCAGGTCATCGTGATGAAGGAATATGAAGGGCTGAAGTTTCACGAAATCGCCGAGGTGCTCGGCATTCCGGTCAGCACCGTCAAGACCCGGCTTTACACGGGGCTGACCCTGCTGCGCCGGCGACTGGAAGGATTGGGGTTCTCCCCCGGCAAGGAGTAG
- a CDS encoding SMP-30/gluconolactonase/LRE family protein, whose product MPVKVGNLILACASIVLLGVLYLLFYPVGIDAAAWTPPPAPKLEGVYAVNQALAGVARLGAEVIVGSEDVAVGPDGRLYAGAKDGTIYRLPVEGGTPERFASTGGRPLGLKFDQRGHLIVADCFRGLLDIAPDGTVSVLSTEAGGKPFRFTDDLDIAADGTIYFTDASWKFGQPEYRLDFLEHRPNGRLLAYEPATKTTRVVLDNLYFANGVAISPDQQFLVVAETAKYRLLRYWLAGERRGQVEPLIENLPGFPDGVSTGQNGVFWVALFARRNPVLDRLLPQPFWRKMVVRLPRTFQPKPDHYGFVLGINDRGEVIRNLQDPAPTAFAPVTNVVEHAGQLYLGSLEDKGIGVFPLEQPK is encoded by the coding sequence GTGCCTGTGAAAGTTGGGAATCTCATCCTCGCCTGCGCCAGCATCGTGCTGCTGGGCGTTCTCTACCTGCTCTTTTACCCGGTCGGGATTGATGCCGCCGCATGGACGCCGCCGCCGGCTCCAAAGCTGGAAGGGGTCTATGCCGTCAACCAGGCGTTGGCTGGAGTGGCCCGACTTGGGGCCGAGGTCATTGTTGGGTCGGAAGATGTGGCGGTCGGCCCCGATGGGCGTCTCTATGCCGGCGCGAAGGATGGCACCATCTACCGCCTGCCGGTCGAGGGAGGGACGCCGGAACGGTTCGCTTCCACGGGTGGGCGGCCGCTGGGCCTGAAGTTTGACCAGCGCGGCCACCTGATCGTGGCGGACTGCTTTCGCGGCCTGCTGGACATCGCCCCCGACGGCACGGTGTCGGTACTCAGCACGGAAGCTGGCGGCAAGCCCTTCCGGTTTACCGACGATCTCGACATTGCCGCTGACGGAACCATCTATTTCACCGATGCTTCGTGGAAGTTCGGCCAGCCTGAATACCGTCTGGACTTCCTGGAGCACCGCCCCAACGGACGCCTGCTGGCCTATGAGCCGGCAACGAAGACGACGCGCGTCGTGCTCGACAACCTGTACTTTGCCAATGGCGTCGCCATCAGTCCTGACCAGCAGTTTCTGGTGGTGGCCGAGACGGCCAAGTACCGGCTGCTGCGCTACTGGCTGGCCGGCGAGCGGCGCGGCCAGGTTGAGCCGCTCATCGAGAATCTGCCGGGCTTTCCCGACGGCGTTTCAACGGGCCAGAACGGCGTGTTCTGGGTGGCACTCTTTGCCCGGCGCAACCCCGTGCTTGACCGTCTGCTGCCACAGCCCTTCTGGCGGAAAATGGTGGTGCGGTTGCCGCGCACCTTTCAGCCGAAGCCCGACCACTACGGTTTCGTCCTTGGCATCAACGACCGGGGGGAAGTCATCCGAAACTTGCAGGACCCGGCGCCCACGGCCTTTGCGCCCGTCACCAACGTGGTCGAGCACGCGGGGCAGCTCTACCTGGGCAGTCTGGAAGACAAGGGCATCGGTGTCTTTCCCCTCGAACAACCAAAGTGA
- a CDS encoding DoxX family protein, with the protein MKNLLWLPWLDRLSAGGPFLLRLAVGGAMVIHGSQKLFGDPGRFIGFVEKLGFPLPTVFGWAAIAAEFLGGLALVLGLATRWAAVFVAFTMGVAAFIAHANDGFNKQEYPLVLMLGALSLLLSGAGAWSLDARLSRSSKVN; encoded by the coding sequence GTGAAAAACCTGCTCTGGCTGCCGTGGCTTGACCGGCTCTCAGCCGGCGGTCCCTTTCTGCTGCGCCTGGCTGTTGGCGGCGCGATGGTCATTCACGGTTCGCAAAAACTCTTTGGCGATCCGGGCCGGTTCATCGGTTTTGTCGAAAAGCTGGGATTTCCGCTGCCGACGGTCTTCGGGTGGGCGGCCATTGCCGCCGAGTTTTTGGGCGGGCTGGCGCTCGTGCTCGGTCTGGCGACGCGCTGGGCCGCTGTGTTCGTGGCTTTTACGATGGGTGTCGCCGCTTTCATCGCCCATGCCAACGATGGCTTCAACAAGCAGGAATATCCGCTCGTGCTGATGCTGGGCGCGCTGTCGTTGCTGCTTTCGGGCGCGGGCGCGTGGTCGCTCGATGCCCGGCTTTCCAGGTCATCCAAGGTGAACTGA
- the nrdD gene encoding anaerobic ribonucleoside-triphosphate reductase yields the protein MNEPSPVESLSEPPDATTAQVVVRRSDDSVTGFDARRIVESLRRETGLRPELAQRIAQDIEAIIQQSALRRVTSSLLRTLVDAKLIEYGLDAEYRAYSRLGLPLSDIDRLIKQAGPAASLLPLTPEGTGLEIAAAIKREYALLAVFSAPIAEAHLVGDIFIQDLGAIDRPYAIMQSPDVVKRHGFALPNRFAASRPARHPEVLVAHLVKSAAALQGYVNGAVEWDAVNFSLAPYLEDLGERELLQVAEALMFELSAPAVGRGGITPTCVIHLDWCAPAYLARRPAIGPGGNLTGKTYQDYTPTARRFLRALFAAYRDGDGQKLPLSGLRLVQHVTPEDDDADWQAIVTEACRAALERGNVWFVFDHTPEQAFLHRFGLPYETVFADTTTDEWCTAAFQAVAINLPRAAYRACPGKTVEIFEELTRLMDIAAQAHLEKRVFLEKLLARGEDGPLALLTARRGGRPFLRLHRTTHRLCPVGLDDLAQAVTGYRLHESSVARDFGAQVIAHLTAEAIRLTSRHKTHFTLAESHTEGMTERFAHTDARFFPKTIAEGYSPADLDNEGNYVNGAKLSPSVALPPRQRAQWEGQIQRGSLLNATTDVWLGDELPTPEQLAQLVADLRTDGLATGLMVSPEFTLCRSCGHVAVGSHGNCPSCGSNHVETLAKSTNRYSRVSGWSPAAQAERRQRARLTPADL from the coding sequence ATGAACGAGCCATCGCCTGTCGAGTCGTTGTCCGAACCGCCGGACGCCACGACGGCGCAGGTTGTCGTGCGTCGTTCGGATGACAGCGTCACCGGCTTTGACGCGCGGCGCATTGTGGAGTCGCTGCGCCGCGAGACCGGACTCCGCCCCGAACTGGCCCAGCGTATTGCCCAGGACATCGAAGCCATCATCCAGCAATCGGCGCTCCGCCGGGTGACTTCCTCGCTGCTCCGCACGCTCGTGGATGCCAAGCTCATCGAATATGGTCTCGATGCCGAATACCGCGCCTATTCCCGCCTGGGGCTGCCGCTGTCCGACATTGACCGCCTCATCAAACAGGCTGGCCCGGCGGCGTCCCTGCTGCCACTCACCCCGGAAGGCACGGGACTTGAAATTGCCGCCGCCATCAAACGCGAATACGCCCTGCTCGCCGTCTTTTCGGCACCCATTGCCGAGGCGCACCTGGTGGGGGACATCTTCATTCAGGACTTGGGGGCGATTGACCGTCCGTATGCCATCATGCAGTCGCCGGATGTCGTCAAGCGCCACGGCTTTGCCCTGCCCAACCGCTTTGCGGCTTCCCGTCCGGCCCGGCATCCCGAAGTGCTGGTGGCGCACCTGGTAAAGTCGGCGGCGGCGCTTCAGGGCTATGTCAATGGCGCGGTCGAATGGGATGCCGTCAACTTCAGTCTGGCGCCTTACCTCGAAGACCTTGGCGAGCGTGAACTGCTCCAGGTGGCGGAAGCCCTGATGTTCGAGCTGTCGGCCCCGGCCGTTGGGCGGGGCGGCATCACCCCGACGTGCGTCATCCACCTTGACTGGTGCGCGCCGGCCTATCTGGCCCGGCGGCCGGCGATTGGTCCGGGCGGCAACCTGACCGGAAAAACCTATCAGGACTACACCCCAACGGCGCGGCGCTTTCTCCGGGCGCTCTTTGCGGCCTACCGGGACGGCGATGGGCAGAAGCTTCCCCTTTCCGGGCTGCGTCTGGTTCAGCACGTCACCCCGGAAGACGATGACGCGGACTGGCAGGCCATAGTGACGGAAGCCTGCCGGGCCGCGCTCGAACGGGGCAACGTCTGGTTTGTCTTCGACCACACCCCGGAGCAGGCCTTTCTGCATCGGTTCGGACTGCCGTACGAAACGGTTTTTGCCGATACCACGACGGATGAATGGTGCACGGCCGCTTTTCAGGCTGTGGCCATCAACCTGCCCCGTGCCGCCTACCGTGCCTGCCCCGGCAAAACCGTCGAGATATTTGAGGAACTGACGCGGCTGATGGACATTGCCGCGCAGGCCCATCTGGAAAAGCGGGTGTTTCTGGAAAAACTTCTGGCCCGGGGCGAGGATGGACCGCTGGCCCTGCTGACGGCGCGCCGGGGCGGGCGTCCGTTTCTGCGATTGCACCGCACGACACACCGCCTCTGCCCGGTCGGGCTGGACGATCTGGCGCAGGCCGTCACCGGCTACCGGCTGCATGAGTCTTCCGTCGCGCGCGACTTCGGCGCCCAAGTCATCGCCCACCTGACGGCCGAGGCGATTCGCCTCACCTCCCGGCACAAGACCCACTTCACGCTGGCCGAATCCCACACGGAAGGCATGACGGAACGCTTTGCCCACACGGACGCGCGGTTTTTTCCCAAAACGATTGCCGAGGGCTATTCGCCGGCGGATTTGGACAACGAGGGGAACTACGTCAACGGCGCGAAGCTGTCACCGTCCGTCGCTCTTCCGCCCCGCCAGCGCGCCCAGTGGGAGGGGCAGATTCAGCGCGGCAGCCTGCTCAACGCCACCACGGATGTCTGGCTCGGCGATGAACTGCCAACGCCGGAGCAGCTTGCCCAACTCGTGGCCGACCTGCGTACGGACGGGCTGGCGACAGGGCTGATGGTGTCACCCGAATTCACCCTGTGCCGGAGTTGCGGTCATGTCGCCGTTGGAAGCCATGGGAACTGTCCGTCGTGCGGCTCAAACCACGTGGAGACGCTGGCCAAGTCCACCAACCGCTACAGTCGTGTTTCGGGCTGGTCGCCCGCCGCGCAAGCCGAACGACGGCAGCGCGCGCGGCTCACACCTGCCGACCTGTGA
- a CDS encoding penicillin-binding protein — translation MPTGRALTTRIAAPIRNAPTPMTRRRRVSAADRPAATVDWSMLTIGGLLVLWMLIVIGRLVQLQVYQAETLREKAEQQQQKTFRTTPARGTILDRQGRELATSLKVASVYVAPQNIRPEEDRRKLAATLAAVLGLDADKVLEKLTSKRPFVALKRKVSPEEEKAIQNLGLPGVELVTEMQRHYPQGLVGASVIGFVGLSEDEVEERGKAGVERAFEQHLLGRPGRVIVEQDARRKVFNVLETAPEVGQSLILTLDAQIQFEVERILTEALREQGGKGGAIAVLEPATGEVLALASSFGDPLHEPPRDAEALLRRYRNRAVMDHYEPGSVFKIVTYAGAFEEKLLTRQQKIDCQGGSIQMNGHTILDGGRYGALTAEEAFAKSSNVAAIKTGLRLGRDRLLRYVERFGFGQPTEVGLAGETPGGVGQLSDALLGAVPMGYSVNVTPLQLCAAAATIANGGVWVQPHVARRIVSTTGDVLLDIKPRTRRVVSRETAREMTDLMRAVVERGTGKRASVRGYTTAGKTGTAKKVERGRYSETRYVASFVGFAPATRPALAIAVMIDEPPYGRHHGGDAAAPVFARVVETLLPLLKIPPDTSPEVDPAWAAGAPLPREATPDGEAADRPAPLPRPTTQATVLAAPPNPETTSVVTVGDARRMPDLRGLSLRAALMACAKAGVRLEATGFGIVRTQSIPPGTLITEGMVCQAMLDH, via the coding sequence ATGCCGACGGGTCGGGCCCTGACGACACGCATTGCCGCGCCAATCCGCAACGCCCCAACGCCCATGACGCGCCGGCGGCGGGTTTCGGCCGCCGACCGCCCGGCAGCGACGGTGGACTGGAGCATGCTCACCATCGGCGGGCTGCTCGTCCTCTGGATGCTCATTGTCATCGGGCGACTCGTGCAACTCCAGGTCTATCAGGCCGAAACGCTGCGTGAAAAAGCCGAGCAGCAGCAGCAGAAAACCTTCAGGACAACGCCCGCCCGCGGCACCATTCTCGACCGCCAGGGCCGTGAACTCGCGACGAGCCTCAAGGTCGCTTCGGTGTATGTGGCCCCGCAGAATATCCGTCCCGAAGAAGACCGGCGGAAACTGGCGGCCACGCTGGCAGCCGTTCTGGGGCTGGATGCGGACAAGGTGCTGGAAAAGCTCACCAGCAAGCGGCCCTTCGTGGCCCTGAAGCGTAAAGTCAGCCCGGAAGAGGAAAAGGCCATCCAGAACCTGGGGCTGCCGGGCGTTGAACTCGTGACCGAAATGCAGCGCCATTACCCCCAGGGACTGGTCGGCGCATCGGTCATCGGTTTTGTCGGCCTCAGCGAGGATGAAGTGGAAGAACGCGGCAAAGCCGGCGTCGAACGGGCGTTCGAGCAGCATCTTCTGGGCCGTCCCGGACGGGTCATCGTCGAACAGGACGCGCGCCGCAAGGTGTTCAACGTTCTCGAAACCGCCCCCGAAGTCGGGCAAAGCCTGATCCTGACGCTCGATGCCCAGATACAGTTTGAAGTCGAACGTATCCTGACCGAAGCCCTCCGGGAACAGGGGGGCAAGGGAGGGGCGATTGCCGTTCTCGAACCGGCGACGGGCGAAGTCCTGGCGCTGGCCTCTTCCTTTGGCGACCCGCTCCACGAACCACCCCGAGACGCCGAGGCGCTGCTGCGCCGGTATCGCAACCGGGCCGTGATGGACCACTACGAACCCGGCTCGGTCTTCAAAATCGTCACCTACGCCGGGGCCTTCGAGGAAAAGCTCCTGACGCGCCAGCAGAAGATTGACTGCCAGGGCGGGTCCATCCAGATGAATGGCCACACCATTCTCGACGGCGGGCGCTACGGGGCGCTGACGGCCGAAGAAGCCTTTGCGAAATCCTCGAACGTGGCTGCCATCAAAACCGGCCTCCGGCTGGGACGCGACCGGCTGCTGCGCTACGTCGAACGGTTTGGCTTCGGGCAGCCAACCGAAGTCGGTCTGGCCGGCGAAACACCGGGCGGGGTCGGCCAGTTGAGCGATGCCCTGCTGGGCGCGGTGCCCATGGGCTACAGCGTCAATGTGACGCCGCTTCAGTTGTGCGCCGCCGCAGCCACGATTGCCAATGGCGGCGTCTGGGTTCAGCCCCACGTGGCCCGGCGCATCGTCTCGACGACCGGGGATGTGCTGCTCGACATCAAGCCGCGCACCCGCCGCGTGGTCAGCCGCGAAACCGCCCGCGAGATGACCGACCTGATGCGGGCCGTGGTCGAACGTGGCACGGGCAAACGGGCGTCCGTGCGCGGTTACACGACCGCCGGCAAAACGGGGACGGCCAAAAAAGTCGAACGTGGACGTTACTCCGAAACGCGCTATGTTGCCTCGTTCGTCGGCTTTGCGCCGGCAACCCGCCCGGCGCTGGCGATTGCCGTCATGATCGATGAGCCACCCTACGGACGCCACCACGGAGGGGATGCCGCCGCTCCGGTCTTTGCCCGCGTCGTGGAAACCCTGCTGCCGCTGCTCAAGATACCGCCCGACACCTCACCGGAGGTGGACCCGGCCTGGGCCGCCGGAGCGCCGCTTCCCCGCGAAGCCACTCCCGACGGCGAGGCGGCAGACCGCCCGGCGCCGCTACCACGCCCCACGACACAGGCAACGGTTCTGGCTGCGCCCCCGAACCCGGAAACGACTTCCGTCGTCACGGTCGGCGACGCCCGGCGGATGCCCGACCTGCGCGGACTCAGCCTGCGGGCGGCCCTGATGGCGTGTGCCAAGGCAGGTGTCCGGCTGGAAGCCACCGGATTCGGCATCGTACGGACGCAGTCCATCCCCCCCGGCACACTGATTACGGAGGGCATGGTCTGTCAGGCCATGCTTGACCACTAG
- a CDS encoding anti-sigma factor, protein MTTPRKPATDKSAMACDRSSDLVAYLYGEATPAEIASFERHLQTCPVCRAELEGLQTVRTALQSWEMDAVAPRLQLVIRPTVWQAWREFFALLPMWGRLATGAAAIVLVLSLANLRLTVGPQGVSLSTGWLNGAELAQAPRPSAPAPTVPDSLPRQTGTSPAADDPAFQQAVTRLVAEALATQPQARDAELEARINALLDARLKQQRAELVRLVNQLNREQRLQLAAWIRESEPRSSPDLLDLVSTFPVAEGGDE, encoded by the coding sequence ATGACCACACCACGCAAACCCGCGACGGACAAATCCGCAATGGCCTGTGACCGCAGTTCGGACCTGGTGGCGTATCTCTACGGCGAGGCCACGCCCGCCGAAATAGCCAGCTTCGAGCGTCACTTGCAGACCTGTCCTGTCTGCCGGGCTGAACTCGAAGGTTTGCAGACCGTACGCACGGCGCTCCAGAGCTGGGAAATGGATGCCGTAGCGCCCCGGTTACAGCTCGTCATCCGTCCGACGGTGTGGCAGGCGTGGCGGGAGTTTTTCGCCCTGCTCCCGATGTGGGGCAGACTGGCTACCGGGGCGGCAGCCATCGTTCTCGTACTGTCACTGGCCAACCTGCGGCTGACCGTTGGCCCCCAGGGGGTATCGCTGTCCACCGGCTGGCTGAACGGCGCTGAACTTGCCCAAGCCCCACGTCCTTCAGCCCCCGCGCCAACCGTGCCCGACAGCCTGCCACGCCAGACAGGAACTTCACCGGCCGCAGATGACCCCGCGTTTCAACAGGCCGTGACCCGCCTGGTGGCAGAAGCCTTGGCGACCCAGCCACAGGCGCGCGACGCCGAGCTGGAAGCCCGGATAAACGCCCTGCTCGATGCCCGCCTGAAGCAGCAACGCGCGGAACTTGTGCGACTTGTCAATCAGCTCAATCGTGAGCAGCGTCTGCAACTGGCCGCCTGGATTCGGGAAAGCGAGCCGCGGTCGAGTCCCGACCTGCTCGATCTGGTCAGCACCTTTCCCGTGGCCGAGGGTGGGGATGAATAA
- a CDS encoding leucyl aminopeptidase, translating to MNVDIWTRDARTLATEAVAVFVFEEETPASPELMPFDAALPGLLPTVFGTEMRGKVGDIVTLHATSGLEAKRLILVGAGAREKFDYRALRQRSAQVARVAAKKGVTSLGIVLRDHLDPMLAAAAVTDGVITGLYDPALYRKPKEDTTTIASLTLCLTPAMSAAEATVRQGVDRGITLAEAVNFARTLAQEPGNKLTPAEMARRAQAMAEREGLECTIFGRDRMAEMGMGALLAVGQGSAQEPQLIRLSYRPAGTNGDQGPRLAVVGKGITFDTGGICLKPRDAMWEMKYDMSGGAAVIGAMQAIARLKPPMAVDGYVAAAENMPSSTSYKPGDVLHSYDGKTIEVIDTDAEGRLVLCDALAYARKDGGATHILDLATLTGAVMVALGQERAGLMGTDSAFIESVKQAAAAAGEKVWPLPLDEEYGELMKSDIADIKNLGNRYAGSITAAWFLREFVEDVPWVHLDIAGVAWLDSDKPDMAKGPTGFGVRTVVQLAEQMAAAQVN from the coding sequence ATGAACGTTGACATCTGGACGCGCGACGCGCGTACGTTGGCCACAGAGGCGGTGGCCGTTTTTGTGTTCGAGGAAGAAACGCCGGCCAGCCCGGAGCTGATGCCCTTTGACGCGGCTCTCCCAGGACTGCTGCCCACGGTCTTTGGCACCGAGATGCGCGGCAAGGTCGGGGACATCGTTACCCTGCATGCGACCAGTGGCCTTGAAGCCAAACGCCTGATCCTCGTTGGCGCCGGAGCCAGGGAGAAGTTTGACTACCGGGCGCTTCGCCAGCGCAGCGCCCAGGTTGCCCGGGTTGCCGCCAAAAAAGGCGTCACTTCCCTTGGCATCGTGTTGCGCGACCACCTCGACCCCATGCTGGCAGCCGCGGCCGTCACGGATGGCGTCATCACCGGTCTCTATGACCCGGCCCTGTACCGGAAGCCAAAAGAAGACACCACGACGATCGCTTCCCTGACCCTGTGCCTGACGCCGGCCATGAGCGCGGCGGAAGCCACGGTTCGCCAGGGCGTGGACCGGGGCATCACGCTGGCCGAGGCCGTCAACTTTGCCCGTACGCTGGCGCAGGAACCCGGCAACAAGCTCACTCCGGCTGAAATGGCCCGGCGGGCGCAAGCCATGGCGGAACGTGAAGGGCTGGAATGCACGATTTTCGGGCGTGACCGGATGGCGGAGATGGGCATGGGGGCGCTGCTGGCCGTCGGACAGGGCAGCGCCCAGGAACCACAACTCATCCGGTTGAGTTACCGTCCGGCCGGAACCAACGGAGACCAGGGGCCGCGCCTCGCCGTCGTCGGCAAGGGTATTACCTTTGACACCGGCGGCATCTGCCTCAAGCCACGGGATGCGATGTGGGAAATGAAGTACGACATGTCGGGCGGGGCGGCCGTCATCGGCGCCATGCAGGCCATTGCCCGCCTCAAGCCGCCGATGGCTGTGGATGGCTACGTTGCTGCTGCCGAAAACATGCCTTCATCCACATCTTACAAGCCCGGCGACGTGCTGCATTCCTACGATGGCAAAACCATCGAGGTCATTGACACGGATGCCGAGGGGCGGCTCGTTCTCTGTGACGCTCTGGCTTACGCCCGCAAGGACGGCGGCGCGACGCACATCCTCGACCTGGCCACCCTGACCGGTGCCGTCATGGTGGCACTCGGTCAGGAACGCGCCGGGCTGATGGGCACGGACTCCGCGTTCATCGAAAGTGTCAAGCAGGCGGCGGCGGCGGCCGGTGAAAAGGTCTGGCCGTTGCCCCTGGACGAGGAATACGGCGAGTTGATGAAAAGCGACATTGCCGACATCAAGAACCTGGGCAACCGGTATGCCGGCTCGATTACGGCTGCCTGGTTTCTGCGGGAGTTCGTCGAAGACGTGCCGTGGGTCCATCTGGACATTGCCGGTGTAGCCTGGCTCGATAGCGACAAGCCGGACATGGCAAAAGGACCGACAGGCTTTGGCGTCCGTACCGTTGTGCAACTTGCCGAACAGATGGCCGCCGCGCAGGTGAACTAG
- a CDS encoding class I SAM-dependent RNA methyltransferase — translation MDDSLELWIERLVAGGEGLAHLPDGRAVFIPQTAPGELVRVRLVEEKPTFARGRLLEVLQPSPVRRAAPCPHYGTCGGCQLQHVQYAAQVEAKQAFIREALLRLGQIAWDGPIPMRTGPEWGYRSRVQFKLDVDGHRLRVGFYTSGTNDLCDIETCPLLAPPLARLPAVLRQQAPSSLAGKTLDIALGDDDGLSAFPAFADLPGRPVTRRIGHFVYTYDARCFFQVNRELVAALVAEVVPDDLPFGGLALDLYAGVGLFTLPLARKFRQVLAIEASPNAVAFARENIRHNQLTNAQVVAEDCARWMQMRAAAFTDRVDWLVADPPRAGLDNAVRTGLVTIRPRQIVYVSCHPATLARDLKLLLAHGYRLTKLVGLDLFPQTAHVEVVAQLVRGDGTD, via the coding sequence ATGGACGATTCCCTCGAACTCTGGATTGAACGCCTCGTCGCCGGCGGCGAAGGGCTGGCCCACCTGCCCGATGGGCGTGCCGTCTTCATTCCGCAGACAGCGCCGGGTGAACTCGTGCGCGTTCGCCTGGTTGAAGAAAAGCCTACTTTTGCGCGCGGCCGCCTGCTGGAGGTACTCCAGCCTTCGCCGGTGCGGCGTGCCGCGCCCTGTCCGCACTATGGCACATGCGGGGGCTGTCAGTTGCAACACGTCCAGTATGCCGCCCAGGTCGAGGCCAAGCAGGCGTTCATCCGCGAGGCGCTACTGCGCCTGGGGCAGATTGCCTGGGATGGGCCCATCCCGATGCGAACCGGCCCCGAATGGGGCTATCGCAGCCGTGTCCAGTTCAAGCTGGACGTGGACGGCCATCGGTTGCGGGTCGGGTTCTACACCAGTGGAACCAATGACCTGTGTGACATCGAGACCTGTCCGCTGCTGGCGCCGCCGCTGGCCCGGCTTCCGGCTGTCCTGCGACAACAGGCACCGTCCTCTCTGGCTGGCAAAACCCTGGACATTGCCCTTGGGGATGACGATGGGCTGTCTGCCTTCCCGGCTTTTGCTGACCTTCCCGGTCGCCCTGTTACCCGCCGCATCGGGCATTTCGTCTATACCTACGACGCGCGCTGTTTTTTTCAGGTCAACCGGGAACTCGTGGCGGCGCTTGTCGCTGAAGTCGTGCCGGACGACCTGCCTTTCGGCGGGTTGGCTCTCGATCTCTACGCCGGCGTGGGCTTGTTCACCCTGCCGCTGGCGCGGAAGTTCCGGCAGGTGCTGGCCATTGAAGCCTCTCCGAATGCCGTGGCCTTTGCCCGCGAAAACATCCGGCACAACCAACTGACCAACGCCCAGGTCGTCGCCGAAGACTGCGCCCGGTGGATGCAGATGCGGGCGGCTGCCTTTACCGACCGGGTGGACTGGCTTGTGGCGGACCCGCCGCGTGCCGGTCTCGATAACGCCGTCCGCACAGGGTTGGTGACGATTCGCCCCCGGCAGATCGTCTATGTCTCGTGTCATCCGGCAACCCTGGCGCGCGACCTGAAACTGCTGCTGGCGCACGGCTATCGCCTGACGAAGCTCGTCGGACTGGACCTGTTTCCCCAGACCGCCCATGTCGAAGTCGTGGCGCAGCTTGTGCGGGGTGATGGCACCGACTGA